The proteins below come from a single Burkholderiales bacterium genomic window:
- a CDS encoding VOC family protein: MGRPVVHWELMSKDPAKVSAFYEKIFGWNIQHMPEMNYRMVETGGEGGINGGIVQPDRDGPWPGNMLFYIDVDDLAAYRQKVVAAGGKIHVEEQEVPGMGVFSLFTDTEGRMMGLWKRAEK; this comes from the coding sequence ATGGGCAGACCTGTCGTTCACTGGGAACTGATGTCGAAGGATCCGGCAAAAGTTTCGGCCTTTTACGAGAAGATCTTCGGCTGGAACATCCAGCATATGCCCGAAATGAACTACCGGATGGTCGAAACCGGCGGCGAAGGCGGGATCAACGGCGGCATCGTGCAGCCGGATCGCGACGGACCCTGGCCCGGCAATATGCTTTTCTACATCGATGTCGACGACCTTGCCGCCTATCGCCAGAAGGTCGTCGCGGCCGGCGGCAAGATTCACGTCGAAGAGCAGGAAGTGCCCGGCATGGGCGTGTTCTCGCTGTTCACGGATACCGAAGGACGGATGATGGGGCTGTGGAAGCGGGCTGAGAAGTAA